From a region of the Flavobacterium sediminilitoris genome:
- a CDS encoding amidohydrolase family protein, with protein MRFYTLLVVFCLSLLSNAQDYFPKNDGVKQSFKNYVAIKNATIYVSSNQKLENATLVFKDGKITDIGTNITLPKNATIIDATGKTIYPSFIDIYSEFGIDKPQPRPNGNFTPQYDTEREGYYWNDHIKPEYNAYENLKYDAKSAESLREIGFGTIVSHHNDGIIAGTGLLWTLNDDDNNAKRILNTKVSQHFTFNRSKFTKQSYPSSLMGGMALIRQVYHDAKWYGQGNSKTKDLSLESFNANKNLIQIFNAGDKLNSLRASKIAKEFGINYLIKGSGNEFEKITEIKNTGATYIIPLDFPDAYDVSDPYLAQQVSLSDMRFWNQAPFNLKILAENNINFVLTSYDNKNAKDFLTNLRKAVQYGLPKEKALAALTETPAKLLNQSTQIGSLNKGSWANFIIVSGDLFDEKNTIHENWVQGTRNIIDKMNVQDIRGEYNVTFNNNTFNLKISGELDKLEAKTSKDSIDYGTKITYKEPWINLVIKSKDTTKNAYFRLTGTKNNTTLEGKAVLENGNETTWKAVKKEITETKEDKKDNKKDEQKIPEMIPVTFPNIAYGNTEKPKQEQILFKNATVWTGEKEGNLTETDVLIENGKISKIGKNISASNAKIVDATGKHLTAGIIDEHSHIAISRGVNEGGQNSSAEVTIEDVVNSDDINIYRNLSGGVTSSNLLHGSANPIGGRAALIKLKWGYSPEEMIVEDAPKYIKFALGENVKQSNWGSGRFPQTRMGVEQVYEDYFTRALEYQKEWSDYKSNKSKNKVMPRFDIEMEVLGEILNKKRFITCHSYVQSEINMLMKLADRFNFKIQTFTHILEGYKLADKMAEHGVGGSTFADWWGYKYEVKDAIPYNAALMNGQGVVVSINSDDAEMSRRLNQEAAKAVKYGNISEEVAWNFVTLNPAKLLQVDDKIGSIKVGKDADIVLWTDNPLSIYAKAEKTIVDGIIFYDLEKEKETLATIQKQRSELTNKLLEAKNKGLKTQAPKKKEIGHYHCDTVGENCKVAHSKYQ; from the coding sequence ATGAGATTTTATACTCTTTTAGTTGTTTTTTGCTTATCATTATTGAGTAATGCCCAAGATTACTTCCCAAAAAATGATGGTGTAAAACAATCTTTTAAAAACTACGTTGCAATAAAGAATGCAACCATATACGTTTCATCCAATCAAAAATTAGAAAATGCTACTTTAGTATTTAAGGATGGGAAAATTACTGATATAGGAACAAACATCACATTACCAAAAAATGCAACTATAATTGATGCTACTGGAAAAACAATTTATCCTTCTTTCATTGATATTTATAGTGAATTTGGAATTGATAAACCGCAACCTAGACCAAATGGAAACTTCACACCTCAATATGATACTGAAAGAGAAGGTTATTACTGGAATGATCATATAAAACCAGAATATAATGCTTACGAAAATTTAAAATATGATGCCAAATCTGCCGAATCACTTCGTGAAATTGGTTTTGGAACTATAGTAAGTCATCACAATGACGGAATCATTGCAGGAACAGGTTTACTTTGGACATTAAATGATGATGATAATAATGCGAAAAGAATTTTAAACACGAAAGTTTCCCAACATTTCACTTTTAATAGAAGTAAATTCACTAAACAAAGCTATCCATCGTCATTAATGGGTGGAATGGCATTAATACGCCAAGTATATCATGATGCAAAATGGTATGGACAAGGAAATTCAAAAACAAAAGATTTATCATTAGAAAGCTTTAATGCAAATAAAAATTTAATCCAAATTTTCAATGCTGGAGACAAATTAAACAGCTTACGAGCAAGTAAAATAGCTAAAGAATTTGGAATAAATTATTTAATCAAAGGAAGTGGAAATGAATTTGAAAAAATAACCGAAATTAAAAATACAGGAGCAACATACATTATTCCTTTAGATTTTCCTGATGCTTACGATGTATCTGATCCATATTTAGCACAACAAGTTAGTTTAAGTGATATGAGATTTTGGAATCAAGCTCCTTTCAATTTAAAAATTTTGGCTGAAAACAACATTAATTTTGTATTAACATCTTATGATAATAAAAATGCAAAAGATTTTTTGACCAATTTAAGAAAAGCAGTACAATATGGTCTACCAAAAGAAAAAGCATTAGCTGCACTGACTGAAACTCCTGCAAAATTATTAAATCAATCTACACAAATTGGATCATTAAATAAAGGCTCTTGGGCTAATTTTATCATAGTTTCAGGTGATCTATTTGATGAGAAAAATACCATTCATGAAAATTGGGTTCAAGGAACAAGAAATATTATTGACAAAATGAACGTTCAAGATATTCGAGGAGAATATAACGTGACATTTAACAACAATACTTTTAATTTAAAAATTTCGGGTGAACTAGATAAATTAGAAGCTAAAACTTCTAAAGACAGTATCGATTATGGAACTAAAATAACTTATAAAGAACCATGGATAAACTTAGTTATTAAATCTAAAGATACTACTAAAAATGCCTATTTCAGATTAACTGGGACTAAAAACAATACAACATTAGAAGGGAAAGCTGTCTTAGAAAATGGGAACGAAACTACTTGGAAAGCTGTTAAAAAAGAAATAACAGAAACAAAAGAGGATAAAAAAGATAACAAAAAAGACGAACAGAAAATACCTGAAATGATTCCTGTTACATTCCCAAATATTGCTTATGGAAATACTGAAAAACCAAAACAAGAACAAATTTTATTCAAAAATGCAACTGTTTGGACAGGTGAAAAAGAAGGAAATCTAACAGAAACAGATGTTTTAATAGAAAATGGGAAAATCTCCAAAATTGGAAAAAACATTTCCGCATCAAATGCAAAAATTGTAGATGCAACAGGAAAACATTTAACCGCTGGAATCATCGACGAACATTCGCATATTGCAATATCAAGAGGAGTTAATGAAGGAGGACAAAATTCTTCAGCAGAAGTAACTATCGAAGATGTAGTAAACTCTGATGATATTAATATTTACAGAAACTTATCTGGAGGAGTTACATCCTCAAATTTACTTCATGGTTCTGCTAATCCTATTGGTGGTCGTGCAGCTCTAATTAAATTAAAATGGGGTTATTCACCAGAAGAAATGATTGTAGAAGACGCTCCTAAATACATCAAATTTGCATTAGGAGAAAACGTAAAGCAATCAAACTGGGGAAGTGGTCGTTTTCCACAAACTAGAATGGGTGTTGAACAAGTTTATGAAGACTATTTTACAAGAGCATTAGAATACCAAAAAGAATGGAGTGATTACAAATCAAATAAATCGAAAAACAAGGTAATGCCTCGATTTGACATTGAAATGGAAGTTTTAGGAGAAATCTTAAATAAAAAACGCTTCATTACTTGTCATTCTTATGTACAATCAGAAATTAATATGCTAATGAAACTAGCAGATCGTTTTAATTTTAAAATTCAAACTTTCACGCACATCTTAGAAGGATACAAATTAGCTGATAAAATGGCTGAACACGGTGTAGGAGGCTCAACATTTGCAGATTGGTGGGGTTATAAATACGAAGTAAAAGATGCAATTCCATACAATGCAGCATTAATGAATGGACAAGGAGTTGTTGTTTCAATCAATTCTGATGATGCTGAAATGTCAAGAAGACTAAATCAAGAAGCTGCAAAAGCAGTAAAATATGGAAATATTTCAGAAGAAGTTGCTTGGAATTTTGTAACACTAAATCCTGCTAAATTATTACAAGTTGATGATAAAATTGGAAGTATAAAAGTAGGTAAAGATGCAGATATCGTACTTTGGACAGACAATCCTTTATCAATTTATGCTAAAGCAGAAAAAACAATTGTAGATGGAATTATTTTTTATGATTTAGAAAAAGAAAAAGAAACTTTAGCTACAATTCAAAAACAACGTAGCGAACTTACAAATAAGTTACTCGAAGCTAAAAATAAAGGATTAAAAACACAAGCTCCAAAGAAAAAAGAAATTGGTCATTATCATTGTGATACTGTAGGCGAAAATTGTAAAGTAGCACATTCTAAATATCAATAA
- a CDS encoding DJ-1/PfpI family protein, whose product MKIKNIVLFTILTLLLSCNTKKEENSTTVEIKKQDTEIEILKTIDENLPTIGLLMYNGVLTTEVTAPLDVFTKPTIDGKKLFNVITIAENKNIIISEEGLKIQPDYTFENAPKLNVIFVPSAYDVSSQVKNKNTIAFIKTQNENTNFTVSNCAGAQLIGESGIANGKKIVTWIGGGKELQKNYPNLIVQNDSLVSYIEDGKFLSSNGNLASYISSLELLEKMTNKEHRKFVESYLYLDRLQNWKK is encoded by the coding sequence ATGAAAATTAAAAATATTGTTCTTTTTACAATATTAACACTCTTATTAAGTTGTAATACAAAAAAAGAAGAAAACAGCACAACTGTTGAAATCAAAAAACAAGACACTGAAATAGAAATATTAAAAACTATCGATGAAAATTTACCTACAATAGGATTATTAATGTATAATGGCGTGCTTACAACAGAAGTCACAGCTCCATTAGATGTTTTTACAAAGCCAACTATTGATGGAAAAAAACTTTTTAATGTAATTACTATTGCAGAAAATAAAAACATAATTATTAGTGAAGAAGGATTAAAAATCCAACCCGATTATACTTTTGAAAATGCTCCAAAACTAAATGTTATATTCGTTCCTAGTGCCTATGACGTAAGCAGTCAAGTAAAAAACAAAAACACAATAGCATTTATAAAAACACAAAATGAAAACACCAATTTCACAGTTAGTAATTGTGCAGGAGCTCAATTAATAGGAGAATCAGGAATTGCTAATGGTAAAAAAATTGTAACTTGGATTGGAGGAGGAAAAGAACTTCAAAAAAATTATCCTAATTTAATTGTGCAGAACGATTCATTAGTAAGCTATATTGAAGATGGAAAATTTCTTTCTTCAAATGGAAATTTAGCCAGTTACATTTCATCTTTAGAACTATTAGAAAAAATGACAAATAAAGAGCATAGAAAATTTGTTGAATCTTATTTATACCTTGATCGATTACAAAATTGGAAAAAATAA
- a CDS encoding carboxymuconolactone decarboxylase family protein: MEKRIQIDVIEPEAYKAIFALENYLQKSNLSNTHKELIKIRASQINSCAFCIDMHTKDALKYGETQQRLFLLNAWKETDLFTEEEKTLLQITEEITLIHQQGLSDETYKKAIKIFDENYLSQIIIAVITINTWNRIAISTNKPIEN; encoded by the coding sequence ATGGAAAAAAGAATTCAAATTGATGTTATAGAACCGGAAGCATATAAAGCTATATTCGCATTAGAAAATTATCTCCAAAAAAGTAATCTAAGTAACACACATAAAGAACTTATTAAAATAAGAGCTTCCCAAATTAACAGTTGTGCATTTTGCATAGATATGCATACAAAAGATGCTTTAAAATATGGAGAAACACAACAAAGACTTTTTTTATTAAACGCATGGAAAGAAACAGATTTGTTTACAGAAGAAGAAAAAACACTCTTACAAATTACAGAAGAAATTACATTAATTCATCAACAAGGACTATCTGATGAAACATATAAAAAAGCAATAAAAATATTTGATGAAAACTATTTATCTCAAATTATAATTGCAGTTATTACCATTAATACTTGGAATAGAATTGCAATAAGTACAAATAAACCAATTGAAAATTAA
- a CDS encoding Crp/Fnr family transcriptional regulator: MTKQLYKHINQFIAFEEEHFSKVLSYFDQKELSKKEIIMKAGELCNYNYFVLEGCLHMYYINDKGIEKTVQFAIKNWWLSDYLALYNRQKTDFYIQAVQNTHILSIDYENQNELLIKFPSLEGYFRNIYQIAYGASIMRVKKHFDYSKEEIFFRFSEEFPEFIQQVPQYLIASFLGLTPEYVSEIRRKKRS; the protein is encoded by the coding sequence ATGACGAAACAATTATACAAACACATAAACCAATTTATCGCTTTCGAAGAAGAACATTTCTCAAAAGTACTTTCTTATTTTGATCAAAAAGAATTAAGCAAAAAAGAAATTATAATGAAAGCAGGAGAACTATGCAATTATAATTATTTTGTACTTGAAGGATGTTTACACATGTATTATATTAATGATAAAGGAATTGAAAAAACAGTACAATTTGCGATAAAAAATTGGTGGTTATCCGATTATTTAGCATTATATAATAGACAAAAAACCGATTTTTACATCCAAGCAGTTCAAAACACTCATATTCTTTCAATAGATTATGAAAACCAAAATGAACTATTAATAAAATTTCCTAGTTTAGAAGGCTACTTCAGAAATATTTATCAAATTGCTTATGGTGCTTCAATTATGAGAGTTAAAAAACATTTCGATTATTCAAAAGAAGAAATATTTTTTCGATTTAGTGAAGAGTTTCCAGAATTTATACAACAAGTACCTCAATATTTAATAGCATCATTTCTAGGATTAACACCAGAATATGTTAGCGAAATTAGACGAAAAAAACGTTCTTAA
- a CDS encoding TQO small subunit DoxD: protein MQNQKLLQSYNMAGLFTLSLRLVIGWTYFSAFWRRLILENKLDPETSGYIGEKFNHFLPNALLIKPIIEHLVSNPDSLWWAMATFTIIEAIVGLFIMLGLFTRLMSIGVFSLAMGILLGSGWLGTTCLDEWQIGVLGIASGFTLFLSGSGKYSLDYLLLKKEFKITNFKYFNWLGSGVLKIKLNILHRIVLIGSISILFITLFTNQYFHGGVWGTLHNKSVKPKIEIKHTEITNNTLSFQVFRVEGADVYGSFLIGINLSDSKGNSIIELDGKALSKFPKENIHNQYVTKVKNGKHSMIIPLGAKAKLFIKEEKLLTLPKGEYHLTLTDISGATWSDIIKL, encoded by the coding sequence ATGCAAAATCAAAAATTATTGCAGTCATATAATATGGCTGGACTTTTCACATTATCATTACGATTAGTTATTGGCTGGACTTATTTTTCTGCATTCTGGCGAAGATTAATATTAGAAAATAAGTTAGATCCAGAAACTTCAGGATACATTGGCGAAAAATTTAATCACTTTCTACCTAATGCACTACTAATAAAACCTATAATTGAACACCTTGTAAGCAATCCCGATTCTTTATGGTGGGCAATGGCAACCTTTACTATTATTGAAGCAATCGTTGGTTTATTCATAATGCTAGGCCTTTTTACTCGATTAATGAGTATAGGTGTTTTTAGCTTAGCCATGGGTATATTATTAGGATCAGGATGGTTGGGAACAACTTGTTTAGATGAATGGCAAATAGGCGTTTTAGGAATAGCATCAGGATTTACATTATTCTTATCAGGTAGTGGGAAATATTCTTTAGACTATCTTTTACTTAAGAAAGAATTTAAAATAACAAACTTTAAATACTTTAATTGGCTAGGTTCAGGTGTCTTAAAAATAAAATTAAACATATTACACCGTATAGTACTTATAGGCTCAATTTCCATCTTATTCATCACATTATTTACCAATCAATATTTTCATGGAGGAGTTTGGGGAACATTGCATAACAAATCTGTTAAACCAAAAATCGAAATAAAACATACTGAAATAACAAACAATACACTCTCTTTTCAAGTATTTAGAGTTGAAGGTGCCGATGTTTATGGTTCGTTTTTAATTGGTATAAATCTTTCAGATTCTAAAGGAAACTCCATTATAGAATTAGATGGAAAAGCACTTTCTAAATTCCCAAAAGAGAACATTCACAATCAATATGTTACAAAAGTTAAAAATGGAAAACACAGCATGATAATTCCACTAGGAGCAAAAGCAAAATTATTTATAAAAGAAGAAAAATTATTAACATTACCAAAAGGAGAATACCACTTAACCTTAACAGATATTAGTGGTGCAACTTGGTCTGATATTATTAAATTATAA
- a CDS encoding nucleoid-associated protein, with the protein MINLFNTHIENLSIHRVGNKSRNEAIFLSENPYGLNDEIMPLLKEYFFKPFREKEENYYQFAHEVDLEYNEMYNLATSVFENPSEIHAVSKKITHHLFEQSNHPHIKNGEVYVTYFTNVSIDNNVVDAIGVFKSEIKSDFLQFEEKGSNLEMILQQGINLNKLDKGCIIFNHKKEEGYKILTVDSNRYDARYWLEHFLSVDVFQDENFMTKKYLKFCQDFAKDVVLPAEDKQQEVLFMNRAVNHFAKNDEFEETAFLNEVMQNPEFIPEFKNYKVDKGAKYSIEDVSSFPIANAAVTDARKKMKNTIQLDTNIQIKLDFINPESAEKFVEKGWDEEKQMYYYLVYFNKEQKS; encoded by the coding sequence ATGATAAACTTATTTAATACACATATAGAAAACCTTTCTATTCACAGAGTTGGAAATAAAAGCAGAAACGAAGCTATTTTTTTATCTGAAAACCCATATGGTTTAAATGATGAAATAATGCCATTATTGAAAGAATACTTTTTTAAACCTTTTCGTGAAAAAGAAGAAAATTACTATCAATTTGCACACGAAGTAGATTTAGAATATAACGAAATGTATAATTTAGCTACGAGCGTTTTTGAGAACCCTAGTGAAATACATGCTGTTTCTAAAAAAATTACGCACCACCTTTTTGAACAATCAAATCATCCACATATTAAAAATGGAGAAGTATATGTAACTTATTTTACAAATGTTTCAATAGATAATAATGTAGTAGATGCAATAGGTGTTTTCAAAAGTGAAATAAAAAGTGATTTCCTTCAATTTGAAGAAAAAGGAAGTAATCTTGAAATGATATTACAACAAGGAATTAATTTAAATAAGTTAGACAAAGGGTGTATCATCTTTAATCATAAAAAAGAAGAAGGTTACAAAATTTTAACTGTTGATAGTAACCGTTATGACGCTCGTTATTGGTTAGAACATTTCTTATCAGTAGATGTATTTCAAGATGAAAATTTTATGACAAAGAAATATTTAAAATTTTGTCAAGATTTTGCTAAAGATGTTGTTTTACCTGCTGAAGATAAACAACAAGAAGTATTATTTATGAATAGAGCTGTAAATCATTTCGCTAAAAATGATGAATTTGAAGAAACAGCTTTTTTAAATGAAGTAATGCAAAATCCTGAATTTATTCCTGAATTTAAAAATTATAAAGTAGACAAAGGAGCAAAATATAGTATTGAAGACGTTTCAAGTTTTCCAATTGCAAATGCTGCTGTAACAGATGCAAGAAAGAAAATGAAAAATACTATTCAACTTGATACCAACATACAAATTAAACTTGATTTTATAAATCCAGAAAGCGCAGAAAAATTTGTAGAAAAAGGTTGGGATGAAGAAAAACAAATGTATTACTACTTAGTTTACTTCAACAAAGAACAAAAAAGTTAA
- a CDS encoding IS1096 element passenger TnpR family protein: MIYKFRAILDAEEDIFRDIAIEKEATLEDLHNAIVNAFGFDGTEMAAFYTCDENWTQEDEIPLFDTGDVPGEMRIMNDFILEDNLDQYQTKIIYVYDFFNMWTFLVELAAIEEKQEGETYPALLFSHGQIPANAPDKSFEADDFGSDFNDDYDEDDLDMFEGDDSFEDFGFEENWN; this comes from the coding sequence ATGATTTATAAGTTCCGAGCTATTCTCGATGCAGAAGAAGATATTTTTAGAGATATTGCAATTGAAAAAGAAGCTACACTAGAAGATTTACATAATGCTATTGTAAATGCTTTTGGTTTTGATGGCACCGAAATGGCTGCTTTTTATACTTGTGATGAAAACTGGACACAAGAAGACGAAATTCCATTATTTGATACTGGAGATGTTCCTGGAGAAATGAGAATAATGAATGATTTTATCTTAGAAGATAACTTAGATCAATATCAAACTAAAATTATATATGTATATGATTTCTTCAATATGTGGACATTCTTAGTTGAATTAGCTGCTATCGAAGAAAAACAAGAAGGAGAAACCTATCCTGCATTATTATTTTCTCATGGACAGATTCCTGCAAATGCTCCTGACAAATCATTTGAAGCTGATGATTTTGGATCGGATTTTAATGATGATTATGACGAAGACGATTTAGATATGTTTGAAGGAGATGATAGCTTTGAAGATTTCGGATTTGAAGAAAACTGGAATTAA
- a CDS encoding glutaminase, translated as MEYQKIINTIFDEVKQLKDKGNIADYIPELAKVNANKFGIALIDNEQNIYKTGDANEHFSIQSISKVLSTALIFSKIGNELWKRVGFEPSGNSFNSLVQLEYENGIPRNPFINAGALVIADLMLEHFENPKEYFLTFIRELAENNTINYNEKVAQSERENGYRNAALVNFIKSFNNIKNHPDDVLDFYFYQCSIEMSCEDLAKLFQVFANNGIVPKSKFQFLTTSQCKRINALMQMCGFYDQAGEFTFKVGLPGKSGVGGGVVAIFPNYYTVAVWSPKLNKKGNSYYGLETLERLTTITEASIF; from the coding sequence ATGGAATACCAAAAAATCATCAACACCATTTTTGATGAAGTGAAGCAATTAAAAGATAAAGGAAATATTGCTGATTATATTCCTGAATTAGCAAAAGTTAACGCTAATAAATTTGGAATTGCTCTAATAGATAATGAACAAAATATATACAAAACTGGAGATGCAAACGAACATTTTTCGATACAAAGTATATCAAAAGTACTTTCAACAGCATTAATCTTTTCTAAAATAGGAAACGAACTATGGAAAAGAGTTGGTTTTGAACCATCAGGAAATTCTTTTAATTCTTTAGTCCAATTAGAATATGAAAACGGAATTCCAAGAAACCCTTTTATTAATGCTGGAGCTTTAGTTATTGCCGATTTAATGCTGGAACATTTCGAAAATCCGAAAGAATATTTTTTAACTTTTATTAGAGAATTAGCGGAAAACAATACTATCAATTATAATGAAAAAGTAGCCCAATCTGAAAGAGAAAATGGATACAGAAATGCAGCTTTAGTAAACTTTATAAAATCATTCAACAACATAAAAAATCACCCAGATGATGTTTTGGATTTTTATTTTTATCAATGTTCAATAGAAATGAGCTGTGAAGATTTAGCTAAATTATTTCAAGTATTTGCAAATAATGGAATAGTTCCAAAAAGTAAATTTCAATTTTTAACCACTAGTCAATGCAAACGAATAAATGCATTAATGCAAATGTGCGGTTTTTACGATCAAGCAGGAGAATTTACATTTAAAGTAGGTTTGCCTGGAAAAAGTGGCGTTGGTGGTGGCGTTGTTGCTATTTTTCCAAACTATTATACTGTAGCAGTTTGGAGTCCAAAATTAAACAAAAAAGGAAATTCTTATTACGGATTAGAAACATTAGAACGATTGACTACAATTACCGAAGCTTCAATCTTTTAA
- a CDS encoding PKD domain-containing protein, with translation MKLKNYFSIFIILLSFQISFSQEKVLFVGNSMTYYNNMPNLFQEIANHKGKNVEAQYYAPGGTGFVNHYVDNNVYNLFKNNIWDVVVLQPGTGESAGASWPVNTTIERGEKLIDSIKKYSPCAKIFLYEIPYGIKATNNIPDYNDYQSIQTKIKDSITKMANALEIPFVPAGESARMHLTNQQDLLLHNNYNDIHPNLNGSYLVACSMFATIYQEEVSMSNYLGGITQTNATYFQDIADQVVLPNKTDWVINIYNLYADFNAITNNFTVDFTNQSTNFDSIEWDFGDGTTSTEENPTHTFISNGIKTIQLKAIKNGCEETITKQITIGTLSNEIFHANKIKLYPNPFVDVLHISDRENFSFKIINSLEQVVYENTSNSKDYSINISNLNTGIYYIITSHNQKLKIVKK, from the coding sequence ATGAAATTAAAAAACTACTTCTCTATATTTATAATTCTTCTTTCTTTTCAAATTTCTTTTTCACAAGAAAAAGTACTTTTTGTAGGAAACAGTATGACATACTATAATAATATGCCAAATCTTTTTCAAGAAATTGCGAACCATAAAGGGAAAAATGTTGAAGCACAATATTATGCTCCAGGTGGGACAGGATTTGTGAATCATTATGTAGATAATAATGTGTATAATTTATTTAAAAACAACATTTGGGATGTTGTAGTCTTACAACCAGGAACAGGTGAATCTGCTGGTGCTTCTTGGCCAGTTAATACAACTATTGAAAGAGGTGAAAAATTAATTGATTCTATAAAAAAATATAGCCCATGTGCTAAAATTTTTCTTTATGAAATTCCTTATGGCATAAAAGCAACAAACAATATACCTGATTATAATGATTATCAAAGCATACAAACTAAAATTAAGGATTCTATAACAAAAATGGCTAATGCTCTTGAAATTCCTTTCGTTCCTGCTGGTGAATCTGCTAGAATGCATTTAACCAATCAACAAGATTTATTATTACATAATAATTATAATGATATTCATCCAAATCTTAATGGTTCATATTTAGTAGCTTGTTCTATGTTTGCAACTATATATCAAGAAGAAGTAAGTATGTCAAATTATTTGGGAGGAATTACCCAAACCAATGCAACTTATTTCCAAGATATTGCTGACCAAGTTGTTTTACCTAACAAAACAGATTGGGTAATTAACATTTATAATCTCTATGCTGATTTTAATGCAATAACGAACAATTTTACGGTAGATTTCACAAATCAATCTACAAATTTTGACAGTATAGAATGGGATTTTGGAGACGGAACTACTTCAACGGAAGAAAATCCAACACATACATTTATATCAAATGGAATAAAAACGATTCAGTTAAAAGCTATAAAAAATGGATGTGAAGAAACAATTACTAAACAAATTACGATAGGAACGCTTTCTAATGAAATCTTCCATGCAAATAAAATAAAGTTATACCCAAATCCCTTTGTTGATGTATTACACATATCTGACAGAGAAAACTTTTCATTCAAAATAATTAATTCTTTAGAACAAGTTGTTTACGAAAATACATCAAATAGTAAGGATTATTCTATCAATATATCAAACTTAAATACGGGAATATACTATATTATTACGAGTCATAATCAAAAACTAAAAATTGTAAAAAAGTAA